The Oceanithermus desulfurans sequence CGGGCGCGTCAGGCCGGTGCCGAAGAGGGCGTCGACCACCACGTCGGCCTCGCGCAGGTCCAGCGCCTCCAGGGGTTCGATCTCCAGGTGGGCCTCCAGCGCGGCGCGGGCGAGCGCCGCGTCGCCGCGGTGCCCCTCGGGGGCGAAGACGCGCACCTCCCGCCCCCAGAGGCGCAGCCAGCGGGCGGCGACCAGCCCGTCGCCGCCGTTGTTCCCCTTTCCGGCGACCACGACGTAGTTCGCAGCCTCGGGCCAGGCGGCCCGGGCCGCCTCGGCCACGGCCCGGCCCGCCGCCTCCATGAGCAGCAGGCTGGGGTAGCCCAGCTCCACCGCGCGCGCGTCGGCTTGGCGCATGGCCTCGGGGGTGAAGAGCCGCATCGTCTACGCTCCCTTCGCTTCGCGCTCGAGGCGCTCCCTGCGGTTCACGCCCTCCTGGAGCTCCATCTCGCGCACGAACTGCTCGAGCTGTTCCACCGTCGCCATCACGATCACCTGGTCCCCGGGTTTGAAGACGCACTCGGCCGCGGGCGAGACCAGCGTCTCGTCGCCGCGGATGATGGCGAGCACCACGATGCCGTAGTGGCGGTTGAGGTTCAGCTCCGCGATCGACCTGCCGGCCAGCGGGCTGTCGCGGGTGATCAGGATGTCCTCGATCGAGATCGGCGCCCCACCCCGCCGCAGCGTGGTCTCCAGGAAGTCCACCACCGCGGGGTGCAGCACCAGGCTGGCGAGCCGCCGTCCCCCGATCGCGTAGGGGTCGATCACGCGGTTGGCGCCCGCCTTGAGCATCTTGGGGATGACCCCGGCGTCCTCCGAGCGGGCCACGATGTAGAGCTCGGGGTTGAGGGCGCGCGCTCAGCACGATGAACAGGTTGGCGGCGTCGTCGCCGGTGGCCGCGATCAACCCCTTGGCGCGCTCGATGCCCGCCTTCCTCAGGGTCTCGTCCTCGGTGGCGTCGCCCTCGAGGACGACGTAGCCCTGGTCCACCGCCCACTGCACCCGTTCGGGGTCGCGCTCGACGACCACGAAGGGCTCGCGCGCCTGGCTCAGCTCCTCGGCCGCCTGGTGGCCGACGCGGCCCAGGCCGGTGAGGATCACGTGTTCCGACAGCGCCGTCACTTTTCGCTCCATCTGCCGCTTCCTCCGTTCGCCGCTCGCCCCCATCTCGACTAGGTAGTCCATGAAGACGCCGAAGACGTAGAACAGGCTGGCGATGCCCGTGGTCCCGATGACCATCGTGAAGATCTGGGCCCCTTCGTCGAGCGGGAAGGGTTCGCTGTAGCCGATCGTGGTGATGGTGATGAAGGTCATGTAGAGCGCGTCGAGCCAGGAGGCCCCGTAGGGTCGCCAGAGCAGCCAGTACCCCAGGGTGCCCACGGCCGTCACCGTGGCGACCAGGGCCAGAGGCAGGGCCAGGCGGACCTCCAGCCGTTGCGTACGCGCCATACGTCCAATCTAGCATCCCGCGGCGCTATTCTAAGAACATGGAAGTTCAGGAGGCCCGGCGGCGGCTCGCGGCGGCGCGGAGGGTGGCCGTGCTGACCGGCGCGGGCGTCAGCGCCGAGTCGGGCATCCCCACCTTTCGCGGTGCGGGCGGGCTTTGGGAGGGTTTCCGGCCCGAGGAGCTAGCCACCCCCGCGGCCTACGCCCGCGACCCCGAGAAGGTGTGGCGCTGGTACGCGATGCGCTACGCCCAGGTGATGGAGGCCGAACCCAACCCCGCCCACCGGCGGCTCGCGGAGCTGGAGCGGCAGAAGGGCGAGGGCTTTTTGCTCGTCACCCAGAACGTGGACGGCCTGCACCGGCGCGCGGGCAGCCGCCGGGTGGTCGAGCTGCACGGCAGCCTCGCCCGCGCCCGCTGCGAGCGCTGCGGCCACCGCCGGCCGCTGCCGCCGCCGGCCGAGTTCGCCCCGCCGCCGGTCTGCGATCGTTGCGGCGGCCGCATGCGCCCGGACGTGGTCTGGTTCGGCGAGTTCCTGGACGCCGAGCTGCTGGCCCGGGCCGAGCGCGCCTTCATGACCGCGGAGGTGGCGCTGGTGATCGGCACCAGCGCGGTGGTGGAGCCCGCGGCCAGCCTGGGCCGGATCGCGAAGAGCGCGGGCGCCTACCTGATCGAGGTCAACCCCGAACCCACCCCGCTCACCCCGCTGGCCGACCTTTCGCTTCGGGCGGGGGCTGCCCGCGGCCTGGAACGCCTGCTGGCTGGCGGCGCGGGGCCCCGTGAGGAAGCGGAGTGATACCAAGCCGTGGAAGGACTTAGGGAGACGCCCTCGAAGCGGAGGGCGAGGAGCGGAGCTTCGGCGGGGCGATGATCGTTAGCTCCCGCGGTGAAGTGCTGGCCGAGTCATCCCACGAGGGCGACACCCCCTTGCTGTTCGACATCGTAGGGCGTTAACGGATGCGACACCGGCAGAACCCCGGCGCCGCACGCGGCGCCGGGGTTCTTTGGGGCAAGGTTTACTTCACTTCGGGAAAGCCGTTCACCTCGTCGTTGTGGAACCAGATGAATTCGTTGGAGGCGTGCATGGCGCCGGCGGTGTCGAATCGCGGGTCGTCCGCCTCGAAGCGCCGCCGGTCTTCGTTCCAGGCGATGCGGGTGGCGAAGACGGGGGCGATTCCGTAGGTCCCACCGGCCATGGGCGGCTTGGGAATGGAGGGGTAGCCATAGAACAGCGGCGGTTCCTGCTGCTCGAACGCGCCCTTGGCCACCGGGACGGGCGGTACCGACTGCTGCAGCCCGCCCCGGTTGACCGCGCTTTCAAAGAAGTTGACGTAGAGCCGGTCGGCCAAGCCCTGATCGATCGCGTCGCCCAGGAAGAGCCGGCTGGCGTTGACGGCGCCCATGATGGCGGCCACGTCGTCGATGCTGTGGCTCGAGTCGGCGGTGAAGCGCCCCCGGGCAAAGTCGTACCCGCCGATCAGCCGGTCGAAGCCGCGAACGGCCGCCCGCCGGAAGAAGGCGTCGCCGGTCACCCGCCAGGCTTCGACGAGGCCACGCAGCCGGTAACCGGCCTCGCCGGCGTTCGCCGTCTCGACGTTGCTCAGCTGGAGGGCCAGGCTGCGGAGCCGTCCTCTGGCGGCGTCGGCCTCTTCGGAACCCAGGGCGGCGTACCAGACCAGTGCCTGGACGGCCTGCGAGAGTTCCCGCGGGCCCTGCGGCTGGCGGTGGGTCAGAGCGGCGTAGAGGCGGTCGGCTGCGGCCGCGAAGAAGCGAGCGCTTTCGGGGTCGCGGTAGCGGTTGCTGGCGCTCAGAGGCAGCGCGGGGCGGTCGAGGTAGCCCGCCAGGTTGGCGTAGGCCTCGAGCATCACCCATTGCCCGGTCCAGTCGAGGCTGCCGTCGCTGCTGGGGATCAGACCGTCGGTACGGGCCACCTGCGTGGCCAGGTACCTCGCCTGCGTCTTGGCGCTGGCGTTCATGATCATGCCCACGAAGCGCCACTGGGCGCCGAAGTTGCTCTCGGGGGTGCCGAAGTGGTCGTCCACGTGGAACTGCTTGGCCCACTCGGCCTCTTTCATGATCGTCCAGCCGCTGGCGGAGGCGGTGGTGCGCTTTTCGAAGCCCGTCGGATCCCAGTGCTGGGTGTCGAAGTCGTTGGGGTTCAGCTTGGCGGTGTAGTGGGGGTCGCCGCTCGTGTAGACGAGCTTGAGGAGGGTCACGCCCTTGGGAACCGTGGGGGTGTCGCCGTCGCCCGGGTTGGCATCGACCGCCTGCATCATGCGCTTCACGACCTCCATCGGGGGCTTGAAGGTGAGGCCCAGTCCCGAGCGCATGACCAGGTTCCCCAGGTTGTAACGCGAGTACCAGTACCCCTCTTCCATCACCTGCATGGGCCCGAAGTCGGCCCGTCCGCCGTTCAGCCCTGCGCCGGCCAGGGCCAGCGCTCCCAGAACCGTCCATCCCATCGCGATTCGTCTGCTTGTTGACATGGCTTGCTCCTTTCGCTCCGCAAGGATGCGGGACCCCTGCAGGTTAGGGGGGCGGAAGGGCGGCCGTAGTAGCGTGCGCGACGCGCGTGTCGGCTGCGCTACAAAAGGTTTTACCGGTGATCAGGAGCGGGGCTTGCGCCCGCGCCAGGCGAGCTTGAAGGGCACTTCGCGCAGGTCCAGGTCCTCGCGGATGCGGTTCTTGATGAAGTTTTCGAAGGCGCGGGTGACGAAGTCGGGCTGGTTGACGAA is a genomic window containing:
- a CDS encoding potassium channel family protein, with the protein product MARSEDAGVIPKMLKAGANRVIDPYAIGGRRLASLVLHPAVVDFLETTLRRGGAPISIEDILITRDSPLAGRSIAELNLNRHYGIVVLAIIRGDETLVSPAAECVFKPGDQVIVMATVEQLEQFVREMELQEGVNRRERLEREAKGA
- a CDS encoding SIR2 family NAD-dependent protein deacylase: MEVQEARRRLAAARRVAVLTGAGVSAESGIPTFRGAGGLWEGFRPEELATPAAYARDPEKVWRWYAMRYAQVMEAEPNPAHRRLAELERQKGEGFLLVTQNVDGLHRRAGSRRVVELHGSLARARCERCGHRRPLPPPAEFAPPPVCDRCGGRMRPDVVWFGEFLDAELLARAERAFMTAEVALVIGTSAVVEPAASLGRIAKSAGAYLIEVNPEPTPLTPLADLSLRAGAARGLERLLAGGAGPREEAE